A region of Peromyscus maniculatus bairdii isolate BWxNUB_F1_BW_parent chromosome 7, HU_Pman_BW_mat_3.1, whole genome shotgun sequence DNA encodes the following proteins:
- the LOC143274299 gene encoding tripartite motif-containing protein 43-like, with product MESDISQAFQKELTCFICLNCLTDPITISCGHSFCRACLQLSWEDIQPPVQCPLCRELYRKELRTNIVLKKLVSIVRQASLMKDLSSEEQKCVTHEDTKRIFCPENRLLLCELCSNSHEHRGHRHCPIEAAAEDQMEKLLKQMASLWEKVQENQENLEAENRMRTVWMDYLTFREEMIRTEYRKLHPLLCEEEGKHIESMRNEGQCILEQLRTSEAMMVQKRKELRKMYLELMAMSQEPYVVLLKGLDDIFRRSESMQLSMLQPIKTELNALPITGLTESYNQFQVHISLSDITIIHHKINLFNAMRRLSFRPHRKDTSADSVGCYYGSWRLQSFTLGKYYWEIDLKDSWDWAVGVCKDSLLRDREQLIEPEGAFLLVCVKEGDHYSLLTTCPVFQHYIEKPLGRVGVFLDCEEGCLSFVNVAKSSLIYRYPPGTFKNPVWPYFSTGEICSPVQSDF from the exons ATGGAGTCAGACATTTCACAAGCCTTCCAGAAAGAACtcacctgcttcatctgcctAAACTGCCTGACAGATCCAATCACCATAAGCTGTGGTCACAGTTTCTGTCGAGCCTGCCTCCAACTTTCCTGGGAAGATATCCAACCACCTGTCCAATGCCCTTTGTGTAGAGAACTATATCGGAAGGAATTGAGAACCAACATTGTTTTGAAGAAGTTGGTGTCCATTGTCAGACAAGCCAGCCTCATGaaggacctgagctctgaggagcaaAAGTGTGTGACCCACGAGGATACTAAGAGGATCTTTTGTCCTGAGAACAGGCTCCTCCTCTGTGAACTCTGCTCTAACTCCCATGAGCACAGAGGACACAGACACTGTCCCATTGAAGCAGCTGCTGAGGATCAAATG GAAAAACTTTTGAAGCAAATGGCATCTTTATGGGAGAAGGtccaagaaaatcaagagaattTAGAGGCAGAGAATAGAATGAGAACCGTTTGGATG gaCTACTTGACTTTTCGTGAAGAAATGATCAGGACAGAGTATAGAAAGCTACATCCActcctctgtgaagaggaagggAAACACATTGAGTCTATGAGAAATGAAGGCCAATGTATTTTAGAGCAACTCAGGACAAGTGAAGCCATGATggtccaaaagagaaaagaactaagaaaaatGTATCTGGAGCTGATGGCAATGTCCCAGGAGCCATATGTGGTCCTGCTGAAG GGTTTGGACGACATTTTCAGAAG aaGTGAATCAATGCAGCTGAGCATGCTGCAACCTATTAAGACAGAACTAAATGCCTTACCCATCACTGGACTGACTGAAAGTTACAACCAGTTCCAAG TGCACATTTCCTTGTCCGACATAACTATCATCCATCACAAGATAAACCTCTTTAATGCCATGAGAAGATTGAGCTTCAGACCTCACCGTAAAGATACATCTGCGGATTCTGTTGGATGCTATTATGGTTCGTGGAGATTACAGAGCTTCACCCTAGGGAAATATTACTGGGAGATTGATTTGAAGGACTCTTGGGACTGGGCTGTAGGGGTCTGTAAGGATTCCTTGTTAAGGGATAGAGAACAACTGATTGAACCTGAAGGTgcatttcttcttgtgtgtgtgaaggagggtGATCATTacagtctcctcaccacatgccCAGTATTCCAGCACTATATAGAGAAGCCACTGGGCCGAGTTGGTGTGTTCCTTGATTGTGAGGAGGGATGTTTAAGTTTTGTGAATGTTGCCAAGAGTTCCCTCATATACAGGTACCCTCCTGGCACCTTCAAAAACCCTGTCTGGCCTTACTTCTCCACGGGGGAAATCTGCAGTCCAGTACAAAGTGATTTTTAA